TGATGAGCGGCGGTATTAAATTGTTAGCCGTTTTTCAAATGGAATTTATCTGCAATCGCTTTCTTTTCGCTTTCCAATTCCTTTTCTGTAATCTTCCATAATTCTAACACAATGATCTGCTATCTTTTGCATTCCGAGTTCTTCAAAAAAGGCAATTTGCATTTTCATCAGTTCTTCACAAACAGTCAACTTCTGCTCATCCATATTGCTAATAGCAAGCCATGGGAACGCTTTATATTTCTTAGTGTCACCAATGAGAAAATTGTAGCCTATCAACTCATTTTCACGGAAAACGAAATAGAATTGTGGACCTGAACCCGGAACTGACTTTTCCATAATTTGTTGCATGGTTTTCACACCGCCGTATGCAGGAAAAAAACCTATTCGCTCAAGAGCATTTAATATGTCAATCCTTTTATCTGTGGGTATGTCTCTATAATTGATAATCTGTTCCATTTGCTCTACCCTCATTAAAGTTTAATTTGTCAGGCTCTAATTATACAACTTTTCTGTTTAGCGGTCAAAGCGGAACTTCAACAAACTTTCTATCAGCCGCCCGACGATATGTTCCTGCATATCTGTGTTGATCTGTCCATCCATTTTCGCACAGGAGCGGATATATCCGGCATAATGAGATAGAACGGCGGCAACAGCTTCCGGGTCGCCCTCGCTTGCCTTAACGATTGTTTCATAGGGAAGTAGCTGGTTCATAGGACAAGCCCTCCAACTCTGCCCGTAGCTGCCGTAAAATCATCTGAATACGCCGCCCGGTTGTGTTGCCAGCCCGTCCATATCTCCGTCCAATCTCCCTATGCGTCAATCGTTGGAAGTAGTACAGGAAAATGATTTCCTGTTCCATCTGTGATAGTGCGGACAGCGCTGCGGCAAGCTCTGGACTTTCCAAAAGCACCATCTGACCACAGACGAAAAGCGGATAGCTGTTCATGGCAGCTTGCTCCGCAAAGTATTTATCTGTGGTGCTGAATGGATAGTGTTTTTCGTCTATCAGATATTCAAGCGAGATTTCCCGCTTGCGGCGGCTACGTATGCTCCGGGCTGCGTCTATGGCAGCGTGGCGAATAACGGTCTTGCAAAAGGCATCGTGTGTATGCCGGATATGTTCTTGATACTTTTCGTGTTCGGTCATGGAAAATCCCCCTTTCTGAATAATGGCAGAGGGCGGCAGCATTTTATGCTGTCGCCCTCTTGATTACCGAACAGCAAAGACGGGCGGGGCTGTCAACGGCGGCGCTTTTGCGCCGTTCATCTTGACCGTTGACAGGCTCGGCTGGGTTTGCTATCTGCTCACGGCAATTCACTCTCATTGATAGGAATTGCTTCAAGTTCCGTATTCAAATTGTTCCAATAAGAGCCAATATCCGCACTTGTGAAATACTTAAAACCGCCTGCTTTTGACTTCAATTCGCCGTTTTTAACTCCATAGCAGGCGTAAATCAAATCGTAGCTTGTTCCATCTGAGAGGTTAAATCTAAAGCTGGTCACATCTGCTCCGGCAGTTTCCTCAGTTGTTTTGTCTTTTAGGGATAAGCCCTTGAACTTATCATACAGGGTCTTTATATCATTTTCAGCAACAACTACTTTCTTTTCTGCTGATGCAGGCACTCCGTCATAGTGGTACATTTCAACGCTTTCGACATCTTCAACCTCAAATGGGAAGTCGATTTTGACAGGCTCATAAGCAATGTTTATAGGTAACAGAAAGAGAGCTGTGAAAATTGCAATGATACAAAGAGCGATGGA
This window of the Mediterraneibacter butyricigenes genome carries:
- a CDS encoding helix-turn-helix domain-containing protein; protein product: MNQLLPYETIVKASEGDPEAVAAVLSHYAGYIRSCAKMDGQINTDMQEHIVGRLIESLLKFRFDR
- a CDS encoding zf-HC2 domain-containing protein, whose translation is MSKQCDIVRDILPLYVDGACSEASAEMVKEHLNACADCNAIYQKLLSHTSEDVLHEESESVIMRHEAKEKQRGRKKITIAVLVSIALCIIAIFTALFLLPINIAYEPVKIDFPFEVEDVESVEMYHYDGVPASAEKKVVVAENDIKTLYDKFKGLSLKDKTTEETAGADVTSFRFNLSDGTSYDLIYACYGVKNGELKSKAGGFKYFTSADIGSYWNNLNTELEAIPINESELP
- a CDS encoding RNA polymerase sigma factor — protein: MTEHEKYQEHIRHTHDAFCKTVIRHAAIDAARSIRSRRKREISLEYLIDEKHYPFSTTDKYFAEQAAMNSYPLFVCGQMVLLESPELAAALSALSQMEQEIIFLYYFQRLTHREIGRRYGRAGNTTGRRIQMILRQLRAELEGLSYEPATSL